In Mus caroli chromosome 16, CAROLI_EIJ_v1.1, whole genome shotgun sequence, the sequence GGGAGAAGAAACTTGACTGAGGTCACACAACTGTTACAGACAGAAGCTGTGTGGCTCTCGGGCCCTTTTAGCTCCATAGCTTTATCTTGCACAACCCTCATTTTCCAGGAAGCATCCAGAAAGCTGAGACTCTGTCCTCTCCAGAATGCCAGGGTCAGACAGCACACCCAACACTGTTACTACTCACTGCAGTATGGCTTTGTCTCAGCTGTGTCGAAGAACGCCTTTGTCATCGGAGGATCTCTGTCCCATAAGTACTCTTTCCAGTTGTCAGCATAGTAGCCTACAAAACAAGCCAGAAATACCAACCTGCATTATACAGACATGAAAGCCACAGAGGAAGCCAAAACAGTTTCTTACGTTTGCAACAGCTCCCCCTGACTCCCTCCCAGTCCCCACCACAGTGCCTAGAGGCTGAGAAGGGCCATGGAGAACATCCTGTCCGTGCTCGTCCCTCTTGCTGGCTGTCCCCATCCTAAGAACTGGGGTGCAGGATGACCCTACCATAACTTCTCCCCTTACTGTATTCTTGGTAGCTAGGCAGGGAACCAGAGCAGCACACACTGGTCATGTGGATAGATTCCAGCAATGCCTTCCTTCATTTTCAACATTAAGCCAGATTGGGACCCATACTTAAAACAGCATCGCTACTGCAGAGCAATGGTGTCTTGTTAGTCTTATTCAGAAAATAGGACCCAGAGTCGTCTTATGCATGCACTCTTCACCCCACACAATGCACATGGCTCACTCTcgcactctcttctcttctcttctcttctcttctcttctcttctcttctcttctcttctcttctcttctcttctcttctcttctctcctctcctctcctctcctcNNNNNNNNNNNNNNNNNNNNNNNNNNNNNNNNNNNNNNNNNNNNNNNNNNNNNNNNNNNNNNNNNNNNNNNNNNNNNNNNNNNNNNNNNNNNNNNNNNNNNNNNNNNNNNNNNNNNNNNNNNNNNNNNNNNNNNNNNNNNNNNNNNNNNNNNNNNNNNNNNNNNNNNNNNNNNNNNNNNNNNNNNNNNNNNNNNNNNNNNNNNNNNNNNNNNNNNNNNNNNNNNNNNNNNNNNNNNNNNNNNNNNNNNNNNNNNNNNNNNNNNNNNNNNNNNNNNNNNNNNNNNNNNNNNNNNNNNNNNNNNNNNNNNNNNNNNNNNNNNNNNNNNNNNNNNNNNNNNNNNNNNNNNNNNNNNNNNNNNNNNNNNNNNNNNNNNNNNNNNNNNNNNNNNNNNNNNNNNNNNNNNNNNNNNNNNNNNNNNNNNNNNNNNNNNNNNNNNNNNNNNNNNNNNNNNNNNNNNNNNNNNNNNNNNNNNNNNNNNNNNNNNNNNNNNNNNNNNNNNNNNNNCTAAGTTCctcgggctggccttgaacccattgtggagtttttttgttttttaatatagttttggagacaggacctgcctcagccttgctCTGCAAATGCCTGGATTATAGGCCTGTCAGGGTCTAACTGGCCCCAGGGTTTCCTTGAAGAATTAAAATGGAGCTATTTAAGTGCACGGGACCCAGGCTGGATGTGCAATCGTGTCTCTGAGCAGATGAATGTCTTCCACCAGACCAATGCCTGAAGGAGACAAGACTGAACGCTGCCCAGTGAAGCCTCTTTCTGTATATCAGGAAAATGTCTCTTCATCGCCCACCAATCCTGAAGTCCTGACCACCTATAATATCTCCTCTACTTCTATGGCAAACACCTCAGTGGTGTCTACAGTGCCCTGTGTGTGGATGCAGGAGCTGGAGTGTAGAGGGGTAACATTCATAGACACAACCTGTTGAAAGGGATCAGTCTGCAAGGCTCAGCCCTGGGCCTGGTCTCTGGCTCACTGTGGACTTCCCCTTGCAGAGAGGTGTGTGCACAGAGTGGGTGCTCCTGTCCCCATAGCAACAGGTGCTACAAAGCCTAGGTAGGCTTGCAAACCGTCTAGGCTAggtgttttctctttctccttctttctccttctccttcctttttcttcctcttcctcctctttctcttcttcctcttcttcatcttcttttcctcctcttccttcaagTGGAATCCCATGTAGATTGTTCTAACACTAGGTGGATGGTAACTgtagtttgttttggctttggtgtgtttgtgtgtgtgtatgcgcttgcttgtgtgtgcctggtattttaatgtttttgaaaaagaaggtTTCTCTCTTTGGTCCAGACTAGCCACAGACTCGATCATTCCTGCTGAGCTGTAACGCCCTATCCTAATACACTCTGTAATTCATGACTACAGTAGTTTCAGAGAACAAATTGGCTAAGGAAAAGTTGGTTATGATGTTTAGCATGTAGTACACACTTAGAATACCTGCTACTCTGGAGATTGTGTTCAAGGTCGTGGCTGGCCTGCGCTACAACGTAAACTCAACCTAAGCTAAATAGCAAGACCTTATGtcaaataataactaaataaaccTGGCTGTGTAAAACTTTAGTAAAACAACTTGAGACAAGTTTTCAGAGAGCAAAACATGACTCTGGGAACTGAAGACAATTAACCGTCCATTAGAGATGGGAACTTTGTGGGCTTACCTACACGGGGACATGGCACAATTTGTCCAGCGCCACAGCTGACACACTTGCCGTTCCTATAATCCCGATAGGAGTCGCAGGGATAGGCCGTGATGGAGCAGTTATTTTGCAGGGATGCAAGGTACAGGTAGACGGACATCTGGTGGTCacacttgaaatattttataccTTGATTATAAAGGAACCAAGAGCAGTTGCAGCGTTTACCAGAAAAGCACATTTCACATTTTATACAAACGCCACCACGTTTGACCACACCTCCTGAATGCCACGCACTGCACAGAACTCACTGCACAGAATTCCCTGCAAGCTTCCATGTACTCAGCTCCACTTAATCCTCTGAGAACCACAGACGGATTCACTATGGCCAGTGCACGGTGCAGAGTAAATCTTATAAAGGTGGCTGTCAGAACAAAGGCAAACCTGGGGGTGCGGGGCTAGAGAGGATGCTTcagggtgcttgctgctcttccataaCCCCAGTTCAGTTTCAGCACACACgctggcagctcacaagtgcctgtaactctagcttcaggggatccaatgtcctatTTTAGCCTCCACAGACACTCATGCACAAATGCTCACACAAACAcgtttactttaaaaagaaggagGTGTGGAGAGCTGACAGTGCTTGCTTAGTATGCACAGGACTCTAAATTCAATCTCCAGCATCACTAAAAGggaaggctgcagagatggctccatACAAGCGTGAACACCCGGGTTTGGATCATCACTGCACATGTAAAAGCCAGCACCATGGGTCTGTGACCCTGGCCCTGGAGATGCAGAGACAAGTGGCTCCCGGGGGTTTGCTGGACAGCCATTCTAGCTTAGACAGGGagctctgtgttcaatgagagactcttcCTCAAAAACCATGGGGAAATGACCAAAGAaaccatcctctggcctctacacatacacacatgggcacatggacTCGTGGGGAAATCACTCCCACCCATGCACATAGATTCGTATAGTACCATCCAATGTTTGAGCAACATTCAGGATCACTTCCAAAAACTGCTGACTTAGAGGAAGCTCAGGAGTTGGGACCACTCCTTGCTCTCAACACACCTGTGAATCTGAAGAACTTCAAAGCCCTGGTCTAATTGGTAAGGTTGCTTCACAAACTAAGTAACTACTGTGTCCGCTACTCAGGTTGACAACTGAATTCATGGGCAGTGCTAGTCAAAAGGTCACCAAAAGGTGATTTTCCATCAAAATCATTATCCAAAGAACAACTCAGGGCTAGCAAGATGACTGAACAGGCGAAGACTCTTGTCATCAAGGCTGATGGCTTGAGTTCCAACACTgggtcccacatggtggaaagagataATTGAGCTCTACAAGCTATTTTTCTAACGTCTGGgcacacatgaccacacacatacatagaaatcTAAATTagtcattattaatttttttccttatctgtTATTTAGAGGGATAGTGAAACAAAACTGGCCTTGGTCATGGATTTGCCTTATTATTTGGGAAATTgttaacagaaacaaaatttgaaaGGTCAATGTAAAGAGCCATTATTAAATATCCACTCTGATAAACCTATTTTGTTACATAACCCCTCACCCCTGTACATAATCCTCGGTtgttcaagacaggatctcaatgTGTTATCCAAACTAGCCCCAACCCcatagtcctcctgcctctgcctcttgagtgcaaGAATCCCAGGAGTATACTAACACATCTGGCCAGCTTGTGAGCTCCCCAAAAAACTGACCATTCCCCATTAAATATCAACATTAGTTCTCATCAAGAACAactttctagggctggagagttgtCTCAGTGGCTAACAGCACTTAACTGTTCTtgccaaggacctgagtttagttcctaaCACCCATGGCAGGCAACTCATAACTGCCTGCACCTCCAGCTCGGGGGGATCTGTCCCCCtctgaggaacacacacacacacacacacacacacaaataaaattttaagggctggagagatgactcagcggttaagagcactgattgctcttccagaggtcctgagttcaattcccagcaaccacatagtggctcacaaccatctgtaatgggatctgatgccctcttcgggtgtgtctgaagacagctacaatgtactcatatacataaaataaataaataaataaataaataaatctttaagcaatacatgcagttttaaaaaaataaaataaatttttttttaaattaaaaaaatatatttttctcttctttctagaaTAACTGTAGTTCCTTTGTAAATGAGGACTGGGCCTATTTTGTTCACTGTTGTAGACTCTAGAAGGCTACCAGGAGTGTGCGTCTACTAGGATCTGGTAGATGGTGAGAAAGCACAATTTACACTGCTCTGCGGAGTGCTAGAACCTGTCCCTGCCACTGGCGGCACTGATAACACCAGCAACTCCAAAGGTCAAGGACCAAAGAGAAGTTCTTACCATGGCCGCAGTGCTCACTCACTGTCAAAGGTGGAAAGGGACTTCTGGGTAAGACAGCAGACTAGAGCAGCCTCTGTGTGGCTCACTGAAGGAGGAGACAGGATAAGAAAAACAGACCCCAGgcttgggcatggtggcacacacctgtaatcctaacacttgggaggtggaggcaggagggtcaggagttcaaggtcaccctcagctacatagtgagttggagcCCAACCTGAGCTGCAAGAGGATAAAAGACACAGGAAAAGTTTCAAAGAGAGAAGGGTTGTCAGGAACTCAGACAAGTGTGGACACAAGATGAAGGACTCTCTGAAACAGTGTCaagctggccaggcagtggtggcacatatctttaatcccagcacttgggaggcagaggccagtggatctctgagttcgaggccagcctggtctacagagcNNNNNNNNNNNNNNNNNNNNNNNNNNNNNNNNNNNNNNNNNNNNNNNNNNNNNNNNNNNNNNNNNNNNNNNNNNNNNNNNNNNNNNNNNNNNNNNNNNNNNNNNNNNNNNNNNNNNNNNNNNNNNNNNNNNNNNNNNNNNNNNNNNNNNNNNNNNNNNNNNNNNNNNNNNNNNNNNNNNNNNNNNNNNNNNNNNNNNNNNNNNNNNNNNNNNNNNNNNNNNNNNNNNNNNctcgttacagatggttgtgagccaccatgtggttgctgggatttgaactctggaccttcggaagagcagtcgggtgctcttacccactgagccatctctccagccccgagaggGAAATTTTTAATTGTGTAACTGGACGAAGCCatcaaacaaacaatataaaaaatttaaagtaaacttgATAAAACTATGACTGTGTGAGATTTGAGGTAACATATAGCTATGTTCCTAagccttggtcattgtgtttgACTTCATAATAAACTATCTTGCATGGTGATGCCGACATATgctctaatcccagtactcaggaggcaagaggcagacagatctctgagttcaggccagcctggtctacatggagaaaccctgtctcgaaaattataaaattttattatataaacaaaaagacCCTATCTCTTACTCTCTCTGAGTGAGAGCTTAGTTATTCATTGACAAGGATTGCCtcgagttcaggccagcctggggtatacCATAAATACCAGGGTTACCAGGGCAGTGAGGCCTCAGAGCCAAGTCCTTGGctaagacagaaacaaaagaagggGGGGAACgaggtggaaggaagagactgaagagctggctcagtgatagttaaaaaaaaaaaaaaaaaaacaaaaaaaaaacaacctcttgctcttccagaggacccaggttcagttcccagctgaGGACTGCCTGTgatgcagctccaggggatgcgACCCCTCTGGTCTGCTCAGGCACCTGctcctgcagacacacacacactcacactcatacacataaagatgaTTATTGtgggattttggtttttttggtttttggctttttgttttgttttgttttgttttgttttgttttgttttaagaaaagggCTGAGCCTGGGTTTTAAGTCCTGTGAGGCCTCTCTGGAATTGGCCTGAAGCGGGCATGAACAGGCAGCAGCTGCGAGAAGAAAGGTATGCTAAGACTGAAGACCTCAGAAACATGTGGCCCGGTAGGTGGCGACAAGGGTAGATGTGCTGGGTTCCAGCAATTCTTCCCATTTCCAAAGTGAAATCTGAAGCCAGAAAAGCAGATTAAATattaaagggagaagaaagctggATGCTTGTGGCTCAGCCTGGGGAGAGGTACACTCAGAGAATCCTCAGGGATTAGTGGCCATTGAAAGGTTAGCGTCTCAGCTGGAGTCTCAGAATACAGAGGGGAAGAATTTCACAGAAGCCAGGCTTAGTGGAGCCTAGCACTGAGACTTTGGGGAAGACGGAGCTGAGAGAAAGTTCTCGAACTCAACCTCCCCACCAGCAAAACCATGGGTACAGAGACTGAGGATGCGGATTAGTGTGAAGCTcgaggaggtggaagcagaaaagATGCCCCATGGGGCATGTGTCTTTGTGGGGAAGGGTGATCCAttcactggagagagagaaaaggggccAGGGGACAACCCAGATGACAAAGTGCTTGtctgcaagcaagaggacctgacaGAGATCCCAGAGCCCACTTTTAAAAAGAGCCAGGcttgagggctagagagatggctcagtgattaagaacactagctgctcttccagagggccaggattcaatccccagtacccacagggGCAGGTCACacctgcttgtaactccagttccagggatctgacaccttcacacagaaatgtatgcaggcaaaaataccaatgcacacacaataaaaaatttttaaaaatgaaaacatttaaatatcataataatttaaaataccattAAAACATCCTAAAAATAGGCTTGGTGGCAtgcacttataatcccagcacttgaaaggcagagccaggcagatttccaGGATTCACTGGCCAGCCTACCTAAGCAGAGAGCCCCAGAGTAGTGAGAGACTTATCTCCAAATCAAGGGGTGGATCTGGTGAGGAGGTTTGCTGAAGAAAAGAGCCTGCTTCACAAGCCTGAGGCAGTGAGGCAGCCTACAGCAGGCTGAGGgtcagagacagggggattgcCAAGAAACTCACAAGCCAGCTAGCCTAGGATGCGGAGTGCAGCACATTACCTCAAAAACAAGCATGTGTTAGTCTGTTAGTGTATGTGCACACTGAAGTGTTCACATACTCAAGTGTACAGgctcctggaggtcagaggacaatgggCATCCTGCTCTACCATTCTTCACCTATTCCACagaggagacagggtctctcactgaatatgGCCCTAGGCTGGCAGCCACAGGGAGTTCAGGTGCTCCTGTCTCTCTGCCATGCACACCTTGTTTAGGTGGGTGacatctgagctcaggtccttgtgctgTTCTCAAGCCCTGAGACGGACCGaccttgttctagagcttttcaAGATGATTTTCCTTTCCTAGCAGCAGTGAGGTATAAATTAGAGCAGTTAGGGAGGCTGGGATTAGAGTTCTGTCTCTCGGCTCACCTTTATGTTGCCCTCCAACTCCCTATTTTTGATTTGTGATCTATATTCCtattatgttataaaatattattttatattataaaatactaatttttaaagatttatttatttatctactacGTATAcaatgttctgtctgcatgtatgcctgcacgccagaagagggcatcagatctcattatagatggttgtgagccaccatgtgattactaggaattgaactcaagccaggcagtggtggcccacgcctttaatcccagcacttgaggcaggtggatttctgagttctaggccagcctggtctacagagtgagttccaggacagtcagggctacacagagaaaaaccctgtctcgaaaaaaaaaaagtaagaaaaggaattgaactcaagacctcaggAAAAgcaggcatctctccagctctacaaaatattattttaaaatattaaaatattaatttgaaatgtattttaaaacatttaaatatattttaaaatataatatcataaatttatttatttatattttattatatattatatagagatatataatataaatatattttatacaaaatttctttaaatataattaaatttatattaataataatatataatctaacaataatataattataatataatatattttaaatataaataaatttatataatatataatatacaaatttatataaatttgctataaacatataatatattatacatttctattatattataaaatattgtatattttttcaagctgatttttatttaaagtgcCCTATTGACAACAGGTAAtttattggttggttttttccttgtttgttgttttgatttattttgttttgtttttatgacagaGCCTCTTGGCTGGgattgaactcctgatcctcctgcctccacccccaccccccaaatcctGCTATCAGATATTTTGATATTCCTTTCCAAACTACTGTCTTACAAATGATAACAGATGACACCTACCTCCAAATATTGTCTTGGGGCAACCGGGTTGATCCAGTCCTCCATTCGGGTAGAAGTCTATGTGTCCTAGGGCTTCCTTGTAGCCTAGTGCTAAAAGAGAACACACTCACTTGGAGCTTGGGACTGTGCACATCTTGACGTCACCTGCCTGCAGGGTTAgccaggggctggggtgtggttGTTATCATGGCCCCTACTCTATTTAAATGTCTTGCCCAAAGCTGTCACACATTACAGTCACATCTACACCAGGGCTGACTGAGCACAAAAATGTTGACAGTCTGAATCCCCCTGTGTCCAGAGACAAGTGGCTCTGGGCATGGGGCCACTACAGATCTGACAAGGCGACCAGTTTCTTCTTTACGTTTAGTCAGAGCTCTCCGAAAGCCAGGAGACTCTTCTTGCATTGGGTAAATCTTCACACAATGAACTATGAAATGATTCATTTTTACTTAGGTAAAATCTTAAAATGCTTGGATCTcatctggagaaatggctccatggttaagagtactgtctACTCTAGCTGAGAGCTCAGctatgttcccagcacccacatggtagctcacaaccacctgtaactccagtctcaggccaccaggcacacacagacatacatgcaggtaaaacacccatattcataaaaataaaagaataaaaattttgaacctaagacaggtgtggtggctcacacctaaactaccagcacttaggaggcttaGGCAGGATGACTGCCACAAACGAGCtcgaagccagcttgggctaaagagtgagtgagaccttgtctcaaacagagTGGCATCTAGGATGGtaagatttaaaaaggaaatattttttaaagtgggcACCTAGAAATGcaaaaactttattttctctaGCCATATAAACCCTCAAATGATTAGAAAATGCTCTATTAAAAGGTTACCATAGAACCAGCTGTGGTCTAAGACCAGAAGGTTGACAGACAGCTTATAATCAgctgggatacatagcaagagtcttagaaaaaataaaagtaaaggtttacatatatatgtatatgttatgtgcAGTATATTGTAGCAATCATCATAATAGTTTTCCTATTTTGAGATGCTGTGTGTCAGCTGGGTGTCTTACACGCTCTTCCGTTTCCATAAAGTCTGCCACACAGCCATGGGGAAGTTAGTAGAAGTAACTTAGAGGCGGGCAGGGGCTGGTAGACTTCAGGTTTGGCTCAGCATCACTAAAGAACAAAACTGAGGATCTGCCTCACTGCGCCGCTTGTATTCTTCCCTTCAAAATTCacttctcaagaataaaaaacAGAATTGTTTTATTCTGTCCATCTTAAAGCGGATCTTAAGCAAGGAactatttttcaaatgttatggTAATGATGCAGCTGTCCACAGAAAGCCATTTTCCCCAGAGATAAACAGTCACTACTTGTCACACAGGCGTGCCCATGATACAGGGTCagaggtaattttaaaaaatatgtgtgtagTGTCCGTGTGTGTTTTTGTACACATGTACCAGCGTGAACTTGGTGGTGTGAGGACAACCTCCTTGCATCAGATGGATTCCAGTgaccaaactcaggtggtcaggttcAGTGGCAGCCAGCACCCTTCCTGGCTGAGCCACCTCAGGCTGACTTGTTGGTCTTTGTTTCCTGGTGCTGGGGCATGCCACACAAAcactaccattgagctacatcctccGTCCTGGGTCCTCGATTTGTTTGCTAGTTTTTCCATAAAGAGGAAGCACCGTTAAATGAGCACTCTGCTGCCGCAACCCTCCTTCCCAAGTTCCCAGTTGGCTCCTCCTGAGACATTTGGATACAGCAGAcatttatcctttttattttctcagccATAGTCTTGCTATGCAGCCTTGTCACCCGACCATGAACATCACCCCAAGACCCCACATGTACCAAATGACAGATAGGAACCCAGCACGTCGAAAGGCGAGCCTGGGAGATCCACCAAAAGCCAGGAGGAGGCCAGGGGTGCCTTGAATCACATCCCAGGGAAATAAGAGAAAGACACGACTACCCTGGAAACTAAGTGTCACAAAGCAAATCCGCAGTGGCggcagggtgggggttgggtgggggcaACGACTGAATGTCTTGGGGCCACTAAAGCGCAAAGACAGGAGTATTACCGTCAGTGTCGGAGTGGATGACGTCCACGAACAGCGCGTCGCTGGGGTCTAATCTCTCCTCAGGAGGTCTCCCGTTGAATAAAGGGCCTGCAGGGTCAAGAcctaaaagaaaagcagagcagctTGGCGGTCCC encodes:
- the Liph gene encoding lipase member H isoform X4, with translation MIGVSLGAHIAGFVGESYEGKLGRITGLDPAGPLFNGRPPEERLDPSDALFVDVIHSDTDALGYKEALGHIDFYPNGGLDQPGCPKTIFGGIKYFKCDHQMSVYLYLASLQNNCSITAYPCDSYRDYRNGKCVSCGAGQIVPCPRVGYYADNWKEYLWDRDPPMTKAFFDTAETKPYCMYHYFVDIVSWNKSVRRGFITIKLRGEDGNITESKIDHEPSAFEKYHQVSLLARFNLDLDKVAEISLLFSTGSVVGPKYKLRVLQMKLRSLAHPDRPHLCRYDLILMENVETSFQPILCSQQQM